CCAgcaaattcaatattttttttattgaatttcatatcaatatttcaaaataaattaaatttcaatCAAAACTCCAATTCTTTTGTtctttattgaatattcattattctatttgataattgtgatgtttattaatttgttgTATTTTGACAAGTATTCAATCTAAAATAACTTCTAATTAAATAAGATAAAAATCTATGATTAAATTAGCATGTCATTTTAGCTCTAAACAGTGTCTTTGGATAGCTTCTATTGGCTAAGCATATTAAGAGACTAGTCGATCCTCTTGAGCTTTTTCAACCAAATACTTTAATAACTTTCTTCTACTAGCTAAATAATTTCGAAGCATTGCCCGCCAAAAATATTGACCTAATACGCTTTCCACTATCTGGGTATCTACGCGCGCCGTCTACTTTAGACCTATTGTCAGAAATTTACTAGGAATAATATAATGATTAATAGATCAGATACTTAAAGGAGTAggaaattttttaaagaatttatttctattaatttatttgttattaaaGGGCAAAAATATGGTgtataattttaataaaataatatgtATTTGTATAAATACTAAAAAGATTTgttaaaataatagaataaatattaaacgaattattaatatgattactttataattttgaaatttgatATCAGTTCATGTATAATTGAACTTTTAATGTTTATTATATGAAAGAAACATTGATGTTATTTTGCTGTATCTATTAAgtactttttattttcttctttttagATGGGGtataaaatttaatcaagaatatttttctaataagAGCAAAAAAAAGTCTGAATACTTATGATTAGTAAACTCTATATTTCTAATCTCTCACATTTCAACCCAATTTTTTACCCAATATAGCTAACTAAATATTCATCTACAGCTctagaaataaattaaaataaaccTATTCAAATTGATTAAATTAAACTCTTTCCACATAAATCTTCTTTCATAGTTGTgcatatttaattattcattttttttagcaATATTTGTTACCGCTAACACATGTAATAACTTTTGTTGGCGCCtatatttcagaatttatGCATGTGGACGAGTCAGATTACATTGAagaacaaaataaaatagatTGGGAAAGGAAAAGAGAGAGAAACGAGAAAATAACGAATGTTTCCATTCCTTTAATTAGTCATTTAACTCGTCTAGATTATTCACTTTtcagtttttttttcttttatgaaattaatatttatactaGTATTTCTTAGTGATAGTAGTAAAAGGCATTAGAATGTTGAtttggaagaaaataaaaaaatataaattaaaataaaaatgatggTTGGGATGAGTCTGGtgttaaagaaagaaagtaTAAAGTATATTAGGAAGGAAATTTGTAATAgataaaaatcaattatagAAAGCTCAAAGATTCTGTTGTAGATTGCAAATCAACGAAGTCAGGATTATTCAATTGGTCATTATTTGTCGGATGATTCTTGGAAACAATAATATCGTTAAAACTATTACTGGGTTCTTTATTAATGGAAATTTTGTCAATTTCAAGCTTAATATCCTTTAGGTTAATCCATTTATCAACATGTTCTGAAAACCCAGGATCTGCATTTGAACTATTCGTATCATAATTTGTATCGGATAATGTTGTTTTTTGGATAAATTTTCCGTCAATTGAAAGAATATCTTCAACTCTAAGTGATCCTAATGTTTGTAAGttattttgattcaaatcACTTGGATAATTTTCGAGTTCGAATAGTTCTCTTCTATTAGGAATTGGTAAAgttaatacattttttcCATTCGTAGATGTTTCATTCTCATAAACTCCAGATCGATCttctatttcaaagaaatcATAGGAATCATTACCTGAAATTCCTTGGCCCTTAACATTAAAGTTTATTTCATGATAATTGTTGTCATATAAGAAGTTTTCGGGATCTAATGCCTCATACTCAAAAACTTCAGGAGGTGAGCTATTAAATCGGACCTGTTTTGAATGGTTGATTTGTTTTAATACTGTTCTTGAGGAGTGCTGATGATTATCATGATATAGAGAAGAAACATCGTTGTGAATCTCATATACATCTTCATGAATGAATGTTTTGTTGTACATTTATACTTCTTTTATATAGCCACGTGtgttataaatataatattattcaagtTGTTTTATATTGTGTATTCTATCACAAAACTGTTATTATCTATCtatatttcttaattcctatataattttttggaatatatatttatatatacatttattttcttgtgTATAtgcaaatatatttatttatttatatatgtatatatatatatatatacatatatatatatatatatttaagtGCATATAAtacaatatatattatttgctctttataaaaaaaaacttattaatttatgtTTTAATACTTGTTCACAATAAAAACATGTCTTAATAGCTAGAATTTATCAGATTTTTGTGTTTTTATCTAACTATCCCAAAAGTTATTCCATACCATTTCACGAATATTTAGACAAACtcttatatttaaaaaaaaatctacAATATTCACCTCCCCATCATAATATGCTCGAAATTTTGTCTAGCCTCGGATCCGAGAATAGACGATTACAATCTAATTAAATTAGAGACAAGTTATTTTGTGGGGGTGGCGGgttttcctttttttaataaatttgcaATTTGTCAAATAAGCCATGTAATAGTTTACAAgtattggaatatttgcaactttttttgtaattttaagaaattaattttatcttgtttctaattaaattcatacttttatatttaacaaTGTTTAAGATTTTTTTCCCCTATTTCCCCCTCAATACCTTCATTCATTTATACCTCTCCCTCTCCTATTTTACGAGTGTCTTAGCTAGacaataatttgatttgaTTACAATCAAATATTCGGGTATAAaacttaaatatataaaattagtAACTAAATGAATATAGAATAATTTGAGAATATATACTAATGTAAGAAAGGTAAATAACaatcttaatttttatttttatattaatattatatttggtGTGTGAAAATATGGGAATTGGCGGTAAAacttgtaaatattttaattataagtggctattgttaatatttatagTGTAATGATTATAAATTCTGGTACTCatagaaaataatggaTAGTAATACAAGATAATTTAGTAGTTGTAGTGGGAATAATTGTACTTATAATAATTGCAATTGTAACAATTCTAGTGCAAAAGACATGTGTTCTATATttgtaaattattaataaagtaaccaaattattaattaaatctaaAATTATCCATTAATCTTTATAATTTGTTTGTTGTTTCTTAATTCTAACAAACATGGTCTGCTTGTGtgtaattttatatttagaGTTAATCAACTTAATAAAATGTctaatttgattattttcaacCATAGTATAAGTATATCCTATTTTTCCAGCTCTTGCAGTTCTTCCAGCTCTGTGAATATAagttttaatattgttagGAACGTCataattaataacaatatcAATATCAGAAATATCAATACCTCTTGCTAAAATATCAGAACAGACaagaatattgaattcattattattaaattttttcattagtAGATTTCTTTCCTTTTGAAGCAATAAACttgaaaattcttcaaCAAGTAATTTTTGAACATTATCTGAAGAATCATTATTAGTTTCTGAATTAtcagtattattaataggaATGAGTATTTTTCTATCTTGaatatcttcattattagaatcatttatattgttattttcatctttagtattaacaataaagaATAAGTCATCTCTATTAGATTTACTTAATTCTTGTTGCAAATACTTGGTGAGATTTGAAGTAGTTTCCTTGCTTGAACAAAAAATGACTGCTTTAAAATAAGTTTTATAAGCTTTTGGAATTCCTTTAATTTCAGATTTTTGATCTTCTGTTACTAATTTACTTAAACTTTTTCTTTGCttcttatttaataataattgatatATAAGACAAAGTAAAGTTTGTGGtttatatttcttatttGTAACTTTAACAAATTTTTGGGACATTCTAGATGGTATATTTGACTCTCCAGTAACTGAGCTGATAAAGTATATTGGACGTACTAAATCCAATTGATTTAACTTATAAGGACTATTAGAAATAGTTGCAGATAATAGAATTCGAATAGGAGTTTTTTTTGCTAATCCTAATTCTCCATTATCTTCTTTagataatatatattttgaaatattattcacaATAGATAGCCAATCATTATAAGGTTGAGATAACAATCTATCAACTTCATCTACAATGATAAAGtgaatatttctaaataattcagGTATTTCCTGTTGATCTTGTGATATTACTAGTTGATTATAATGCTCACAAAGTCTTCCTGGAGTTGAAATTACAACATCTGGTTGTATTGTGCTTAATTGATGCATTTCATTAGAAAATGATTGTTGTCCTGTTAATGTAGTAATCTTTATAGGAAATCTACCTTTGTTAActtttgtaaatattgtGAAGACATTTTTAACTTGATTTGCTAATTCTCTAGTAGGTACAAGTACTAATACTGATAAATTTGGATATGTTCTATTATATAAGTAATTTGCTATAGGAATTACATAACATAAAGTTTTTCCTTCTCCAGTTGGAACTGAAATACAAACATCACTACTATAGTAATTATTCACATCACAATTAATTCCATCAAGTATATAAGGTATTACTTTTTGTTGAATTGGAAAAAAACCTGTAAAAccttcaatttctttaagtcctttttttatattcttattaaatcttttaagAAGGCTTTCATCATTCTTTTGGTCAATTTCTGTATTATCCAACTGACTAATTTGAATCCAtctatattaattaattagtaTAATAGTTAATTCacttataattaatatatcaacAAATTCTAACTTACCTCTTAGTCCATGTAGGAATATCAATCATTGATTCAAAAAGCTACTTCCTAA
The Cryptosporidium parvum Iowa II chromosome 2, whole genome shotgun sequence genome window above contains:
- a CDS encoding Dbp6p, eIF4a-1 family RNA SFII helicase — translated: YRWIQISQLDNTEIDQKNDESLLKRFNKNIKKGLKEIEGFTGFFPIQQKVIPYILDGINCDVNNYYSSDVCISVPTGEGKTLCYVIPIANYLYNRTYPNLSVLVLVPTRELANQVKNVFTIFTKVNKGRFPIKITTLTGQQSFSNEMHQLSTIQPDVVISTPGRLCEHYNQLVISQDQQEIPELFRNIHFIIVDEVDRLLSQPYNDWLSIVNNISKYILSKEDNGELGLAKKTPIRILLSATISNSPYKLNQLDLVRPIYFISSVTGESNIPSRMSQKFVKVTNKKYKPQTLLCLIYQLLLNKKQRKSLSKLVTEDQKSEIKGIPKAYKTYFKAVIFCSSKETTSNLTKYLQQELSKSNRDDLFFIVNTKDENNNINDSNNEDIQDRKILIPINNTDNSETNNDSSDNVQKLLVEEFSSLLLQKERNLLMKKFNNNEFNILVCSDILARGIDISDIDIVINYDVPNNIKTYIHRAGRTARAGKIGYTYTMVENNQIRHFIKLINSKYKITHKQTMFVRIKKQQTNYKD